The Brevibacillus brevis genome contains a region encoding:
- a CDS encoding ferredoxin family protein gives MQDLPKGQSIEEKQYLVRFKADTESHLHVLSADVCATQCPDKLCTIFCPAEVYKWEEVRMHVGYEGCHECGSCRIGCPYENIKWVYPKGGHGIIFRLG, from the coding sequence ATGCAGGATCTACCGAAGGGCCAGTCAATCGAAGAGAAACAGTATCTCGTGCGCTTCAAAGCGGATACGGAGTCACATCTGCATGTGCTCTCCGCAGATGTTTGTGCGACGCAATGCCCTGATAAGCTCTGTACCATCTTCTGTCCTGCGGAAGTATACAAATGGGAAGAAGTGCGGATGCACGTCGGTTACGAAGGGTGCCACGAGTGTGGGAGCTGCCGCATTGGTTGCCCGTACGAAAATATCAAATGGGTGTATCCGAAGGGTGGACACGGAATCATTTTCAGACTCGGGTAA
- a CDS encoding FAD-dependent oxidoreductase, with the protein MAEKFDVIIVGAGPAGTACAYTLAKAGVNVLLMERGEYPGSKNVMGGVLYRKTMEDIIPEFYKEAPVERPIVEQRFMMLDKESAINFSYKGMEWAQEPYNNFTVLRAKFDQWFADKAVQQGALLLNETVALECIVENGKVVGVKTDRPDGDLYADVVVLADGVNSLLAKSLGFHKEFRPDEVALAVMEVLKLDRKIIEDRFNLEGDHGCTIEIFGDSTKGILGTAWLYTNKDSLNIGVGTMLSGLIKNKIKPYELLDYVKNHPMIRPYIQGCEQQEYLAHLIPEGGYRSIPKIVGNGVLVVGDAAQLVNAIHREGSNMAMASGVMAAETILAAKEAGDYSEKMLDGYRINLLNSFVGQDLKKYKDATHHFEKFPQYFEQYIPMMNKAASQMFTVDGSSKWSKQKKIWSDLGSAKDKWKMARDLMNAWRVMK; encoded by the coding sequence ATGGCTGAGAAATTTGATGTAATTATTGTCGGAGCAGGTCCGGCTGGAACAGCTTGTGCTTATACGCTTGCCAAAGCGGGTGTAAATGTTCTGTTGATGGAGCGCGGGGAATATCCGGGTTCCAAAAACGTCATGGGAGGTGTTTTGTATCGCAAAACGATGGAAGACATCATCCCCGAATTTTACAAGGAGGCGCCTGTTGAACGGCCGATTGTCGAGCAGCGGTTCATGATGCTCGATAAGGAATCAGCCATCAATTTCAGCTATAAGGGCATGGAGTGGGCCCAGGAACCCTATAACAATTTCACGGTGCTGCGGGCGAAATTTGACCAATGGTTTGCAGATAAAGCCGTGCAGCAGGGAGCACTTCTACTCAATGAGACCGTCGCTTTGGAGTGCATTGTTGAAAATGGCAAAGTAGTCGGTGTCAAAACAGATCGACCGGATGGGGATCTATACGCAGATGTGGTCGTTCTGGCAGACGGAGTGAACTCCTTGCTGGCAAAATCGTTAGGGTTCCACAAAGAGTTTCGCCCAGATGAAGTAGCGCTCGCTGTCATGGAAGTACTGAAGCTGGATCGCAAAATAATCGAGGATCGCTTTAACTTGGAGGGCGATCACGGTTGTACGATTGAAATTTTCGGGGATTCGACCAAAGGGATTTTGGGGACGGCTTGGTTGTATACGAATAAGGACAGCTTGAACATTGGGGTAGGGACGATGCTGTCGGGTTTGATCAAAAACAAGATCAAGCCGTATGAGTTGTTGGACTATGTAAAGAATCATCCGATGATTCGGCCGTATATCCAAGGCTGTGAGCAGCAGGAATACTTGGCGCACCTGATTCCCGAGGGTGGATATCGTTCCATTCCCAAAATTGTCGGCAATGGTGTACTTGTCGTAGGAGATGCTGCCCAGCTCGTCAATGCGATCCATCGTGAGGGATCGAATATGGCAATGGCATCGGGTGTCATGGCGGCGGAAACGATCCTGGCGGCAAAAGAGGCAGGGGACTATTCCGAAAAAATGCTCGACGGATACCGAATCAATCTATTGAACAGCTTTGTCGGCCAAGATTTGAAAAAGTACAAGGACGCAACGCATCACTTTGAAAAATTCCCGCAGTATTTCGAACAGTATATTCCGATGATGAACAAAGCGGCGAGTCAGATGTTCACGGTTGATGGCAGCTCGAAATGGAGCAAGCAAAAGAAAATTTGGAGCGACCTCGGCTCTGCGAAGGATAAATGGAAAATGGCGCGTGATTTGATGAATGCGTGGAGGGTGATGAAGTGA
- a CDS encoding electron transfer flavoprotein subunit alpha/FixB family protein, which translates to MNLDDFRGIWVFLEVSDGRIAPVSLELLGAGRQMADKRDVPLAGLLIGDGIRELAHTAFPYGADQVYVYDQKIFHDYRTESYMRAVIECVQKHKPEIILYGATSTGKDLASAVATDLETGLTADTTMLDVNAETGLLEASRPAFGGNIMATILCKKHRPQMATVRPKVMKALEPDESRTGEIMEESLELREEDIRTKVLKIVRETKEKVRLDEADVIVAGGKGLGSKEGFALIHRFAERIGATVGASRDAVEAGWIGHEHQVGQTGVTVTPKIYFAIGISGAIQHLVGMRNSGLIIAINKDPNALIFQSCHYGIVGDAFEIVPLLIEAFQKEPDKEVTYG; encoded by the coding sequence GCTGGGGGCGGGAAGACAAATGGCTGACAAGCGAGACGTGCCGCTTGCTGGCTTGTTAATCGGAGATGGAATCAGGGAGTTGGCCCACACGGCGTTTCCATACGGAGCGGACCAAGTGTATGTATACGATCAAAAGATATTTCATGATTACCGAACAGAGTCCTATATGCGGGCAGTCATCGAATGTGTCCAAAAGCACAAGCCGGAAATCATCTTGTACGGGGCGACTTCAACGGGAAAAGATTTGGCGAGCGCTGTCGCGACGGACTTGGAGACAGGGCTGACTGCTGATACCACCATGCTCGATGTGAACGCGGAGACAGGTTTATTGGAGGCAAGCCGTCCGGCGTTTGGCGGTAACATCATGGCAACCATTTTGTGCAAAAAACATCGACCGCAAATGGCGACCGTTCGCCCAAAAGTCATGAAAGCGCTTGAGCCAGACGAGTCACGTACAGGAGAGATCATGGAAGAAAGCCTGGAGCTGCGTGAAGAAGACATTCGCACAAAAGTACTAAAAATCGTCCGGGAGACGAAGGAAAAGGTGCGGCTGGATGAAGCTGATGTGATCGTCGCTGGTGGCAAGGGACTCGGAAGCAAGGAAGGCTTTGCACTTATTCATCGCTTCGCAGAACGAATCGGGGCAACCGTCGGGGCCAGCAGAGATGCGGTGGAAGCAGGCTGGATCGGTCATGAACATCAGGTAGGGCAGACGGGAGTGACTGTCACGCCCAAAATTTACTTTGCCATCGGCATATCGGGAGCTATTCAGCATTTGGTCGGCATGCGCAACTCGGGATTGATTATTGCCATCAATAAAGATCCGAATGCACTCATCTTCCAGTCTTGTCACTACGGTATTGTCGGTGATGCTTTTGAAATTGTGCCATTGCTCATTGAAGCATTCCAAAAGGAGCCGGACAAGGAGGTAACGTATGGCTGA
- a CDS encoding M67 family metallopeptidase, with translation MTRAVWDEIIRDSLEKKPNETCGLLSGRNGSAQTVWRMENTLKSPVAFAMDPKQIQQVFHKMALRGEHLVGIYHSHPTAPPIPSPEDIAFCHYPEAAYLIVSLASSQPVLGCFRIEGSFAREYPYIVRN, from the coding sequence ATGACCCGTGCAGTCTGGGATGAGATCATCCGAGATTCCCTGGAGAAGAAGCCAAATGAAACATGCGGATTGCTTTCCGGTAGAAATGGGAGTGCACAGACGGTTTGGCGTATGGAGAATACATTAAAAAGCCCGGTCGCCTTTGCCATGGACCCCAAGCAGATTCAACAGGTTTTCCACAAAATGGCGTTGCGTGGGGAGCATTTGGTCGGGATCTATCATTCCCATCCTACTGCACCTCCCATTCCGTCACCCGAAGATATTGCTTTCTGTCATTACCCGGAGGCCGCGTATCTCATCGTATCGCTCGCTTCTTCCCAACCCGTTCTCGGCTGTTTTCGAATCGAGGGGTCTTTTGCTCGTGAGTATCCTTATATAGTCCGTAACTAA